A segment of the Tautonia rosea genome:
TTGCCTCGCTCGCAAGGAGACCGCAGCGCCTCGGTGCCCCGTCCGGAAGAACTGGGCCGATCCAACAGTGGCGTCGTCGAGGGGTGAAGGCATTCCGTACGTCGAGAGGAAGCAAGATCGGATCGAGTGTCGTCCCAACCACCAGAGGGCGAATGTCTGTGAAGGCGGTTCAAGCGGTCGCGAGGCCGATCGGGGGCTCAGGGCTTCTCGGACGGGTCGCAGCGGCAAGGTTCGCCACCGCAGCCGGGGCAGCCCTGGCCGTACTTGCGCCGCACCGCCGCGTCGAGGTCGATCCCGCGAAGGTTGGCCAGTGTCGCCAGCCAGGCGAGCACGTCGGCCATCTCCAGGGCGAGATCCTCATCGCTCCCGCTGCGAAGCGCCTCGGCCAGCTCGCCGAACTCGGCGGTCAGCCAGAGGAACGTCGCGGCGTCACCTCGCGCGGCATCCTTGACGCCGTAGAGCGAGGCGATTCGACGCTGCAACGCGCCCAGCGTCATCCCTCCGGCGGAAGATTCGCTCATCACGGCTCAATGTTAAAGCCAGGGGCCGAGAATTGCCAGCCCCGGGCCGACCTTTGCCACGGTCGGCCCGGAGCGATTCGCAAGCGCTCGATCAGGGAATCTGGTTGCCGACGACCAGGAACAGACCTGGCGGGAACGGATTCTGGACCGAGAATCGGCTCGTCCCGACGAAATCTCCCAGATCAAGGAACGGCCCGGCCAGCGTCCGGTTGATCCGGAAGATGCTGCCCACATCGACCAGCACCCCGCCGTCAATCCGAGCCCCTCGCCCTCCCAGGCCCGTGCCCGAGGCCGGCTGTTCGAGCAAGCCCAGGTCGCGGCCGATCTGAACGCTCGCCCCGTCGGTCATCGTCAGGTAGCCGCCCACGTTCAGGACGTTCAGATCCAGACCCGTCCGAATGCCGGTATCCGGCCCCGCCAGGTGGGCGCTGCGGAGAATCTCCAACTGGTTCAGCGTGCCTGCCACATCGACTGTCGCGCCCGGCTCCATCTCGGCGATCGCAATCCGATCGACCGTGGAATCGCTGCGGACGATCAGCGGGCCGCTCAGCTTGGCCGTGTTGTAGCCGAAAATGCCGTTGATCGGGCCATACACGTCAAGCAGGCCGACGTTCAACATCCCGTCGCCAAACCCCTTGAACGGGCCGAACGTATGAGCACCCCGAGGAACCCGAACCCGCGGCAGCGGAACAATATCCAGCTCACTCAGCGTGTTCGTCCCTCGCACGACCAGGCCGATCCGGCCGTCGGGCAACGAGGTCGACGTCACCGCCCCCTCGCCGGTCAGTTGCACCCGATAGCGTTCGCCGTCGGTGTCGGTCACCGTCACCGCGCTGCCGGCCGCGGTCACAAACCGCTGGACGTGGCCGCGAGTGCCGAAGCCCAGTTGCTGCGCGAGCATGGCCCGTTGCTGCAGGAAGCGGGCACCGGGGGTCAGGGTCGACATCAGTTGTCGTGATTCGAGGGCATCGCCGATGGCCGGCCGGTAAGTCCGTCGAGCCGGCCGACCCGTCCTGTCTCGCTTGCTCATCATCCCGATTCCTCCCTGAATTGGTCGGGTGCGTGCTCGAAGCCTCCGGCCCCGCCCGTCGATCGCTCGACACGCCGTCTCCGAAGAGCCACACGTCCTCCATGATCGGCACGCTCTCAACGGCCGATCGGGCCGGATCGGCCTCGGTTTGCCCTGCGGGTCGGCCTGTACAGGTCTTGCCGATCCTCGTGTCCGACCGAGCGGCCCAAGAGCCTGGATCGCCGCGATTGCCACCCGATCGAAACGGATCAAGGGCTTTTTTCGAGCGAATCGGTTGTGCCTGCCCTGGGGCGTCTCATTGGTGTCAGTGCATTCGGTCACCGCGCCTCACGTCGCCTGGATCGATTCGCAAAACCAGGCCAGGAAGACCCGTCGGAATCCCGGGTTTCGTTGGATCGATTGGATTGGATTGGATTGTCAGGCCAGATCTGCCGATTATTCGATTCGTCCGAAGCCGAAGCTCGAACCTCTCAGAGGGTTCATGGCCCGTCTCTCGCGGGAAAAGGGCACGAACGAATGACCACAAACCTTGCCATTCCAACGAGAGTGAAGCGGGTTGTTCTGAAGCTCGTTCTCGCCGGAATCCCCTTCTCGGCAGCTTGGGGCCAGGAGCCGTCTCGTCCCGAGGTCGAGCTGCCCCCAGTGGAGTCTGCCCTGCCCGCGTCGGAGCCTTCGATCGCGGAATTGCAGGCCCAGGTGGCGGAATTACAGGAGTTGATGCGTGCCAGCCTCGTGCGACAGCAAGCCCTGGAACAGCGCGTGATTGAACTCCAGGGAGGCCCGCCCGATCAGGCGGTGGTTCCGGTTCAGGCTTCGAGCGGCTCGGAGTCGCTGTCCTCGGTCATGCCCGGGGGACCGTCAACGAGCAGTCCGCCCCCATCCTTCGCCGGTCCCGGATCGGGAAGCGACGCCCAGGGCCGATCGCTCATGCCCCCCGGCTATCCGGGAGCCTCCGTGGCCGACATGCCCGCCGCCCCCTTGAGCCTCAACGGCAAGACGAAGTTCGGCCCAGGTTTCCAGATCAGCTCCGAGGATGATGAGTTCGTCATCCAGTTCCACAACCTGACCCAGGTGGACGGCCGCTTCTACCAGCAGGGAGGGCAAACCTTTTCGCGAGATACCTTCGCCGTCCCTCGCCAGTGGTTCATCTTCAACGGCCAGCTCACCCGGCCGTTCGAGTATTACGTCGCACTCAACCAGGGTTTCGACAACCTGAACCT
Coding sequences within it:
- a CDS encoding MazG nucleotide pyrophosphohydrolase domain-containing protein, yielding MSESSAGGMTLGALQRRIASLYGVKDAARGDAATFLWLTAEFGELAEALRSGSDEDLALEMADVLAWLATLANLRGIDLDAAVRRKYGQGCPGCGGEPCRCDPSEKP